GGGGCAACATCGGGGGACACGGGTTCGGCTGCCGAGCACGCAATGATCGGTCGCGCTCGCGTGTCGGTTGTGATGCTGTCCCCGCACGACAAGATGAGTCCCTTCCAGGCTGCACAAATGTACAGCATCGATGAGTCCAACATTGTGAACCTGGCGATTGAAGGTGTGTTCGACGATTGCCAAGATATTGTGAAGGCCATCAACGCCGACGCACAGTTCAAGGCGGCACACAACATAGGCGCAGTGAACTCCATGAACTGGGGGAGGATTCTGGCCCAAACCGTGTATTACGTGTGGGCGTGGTTGCAGGTCGGGGCAGACCGTGAGAGCGAGATTGATGTCACCGTTCCAACTGGAAATTTTGGCAATGTGTGCGCGGGTTGGGTCGCCAAACAGATGGGTGTCCCCATCAGACGACTCGTCGTGGCATGCAACGAGAACAACGTGCTGGACGAGTTCTTCAAGACCGGCCGTTATGCGGTTCGTGCAGGCGAGGATGTTGTGACCACGTCAAGCCCATCCATGGACATCGCAAAAGCCTCGAACTTCGAACGGTTTATCTTCGATCTGCTCGATCGCGATGCCGATGTTACGAAGGACGTGTTCGCAAGTCTGACGCCCGATACCCCACTCGAGCTGAGTCCCGCATTGGTCAGCGAAACCGGGTTTGTTAGTGGAACCTCGACCGAAGATGATCGCATGGCGACGATCCGGCAGGTCTACACCGATCACGGTCGCCTGATCGACCCTCACACTGCCGACGGGTGGCACGTCGCATCGCAGTACGTCGATAGTGCGGTCCCGATGGTGACACTCGAGACGGCGTTGCCCGCGAAGTTTGCTGACGCCATTGAAAGGGCGACCGGGGTCGTACCCGCACGGCCGGAGCGCTTCCGCGGCATTGAGGACCTTCCCCAGCACGTCACCATAATTCCTGCCGACACCGGTGTGGTCCGAACCCACATCGAGGCGCTGCAAGCATCGCCCTAGCCGCGTCCTCAGGATTCTTGCGCTCGCTCGTACCGCATACGGGTTCGTTTAGCGCCGGAATCCTTTACCGGAGGACTCGGAGGGCAGTTTGGCGTAACCCCTCGGCATCCAGGCCGAGCTCTCGCAGTATTTTGGCGGGTTTGGCGTGCGGAATGAATTTCACGGGGACTCCCATAACGTCAACACGACACGACGCTCCCATGTCTTCGAGCGCCGTGCGGATACCGGTACCGGCGCCGCCTTGTCTGAAGCCGTCCTCGATCGTGATGACGACGTCGTGGCGGGCAGCATCCTCAAGCATCGACTCGTCGAGAGGTTTGACAATCCGCGGGTCCCACACCGTTGTCTCAATTCCGTCGCTTGCGAGCAGCTCCGCGGCCTCGAGCGCCGGTGCGAGCATTTTGCCGACGCCGATGATGCAGAGCCGGTCGCCTGTACCGAGACGCGCCCGGCGCGCTGACAGGCCTGATCCCACCTCGTCCTCTCCTGCAACAACGGCTTCGGTCTTCGGCCAACGAATCGACACCGGGCCATCACACAGCGAAACGGCGTCGGCCATCATTACCTGGAGTTCCTGATATGACGATGGTGCCATCACTGTCATCCCTGGCACCTTGGTGCACAGCACCATGTCGAGGACTCCGTGATGTGACGGCCCATCGTCTCCCGTGATTCCGGCGCGGTCGAGGCAAAAGATGACGTGCTGACCGAGCAGCCCGACATCCAGGTTTGCCTGATCGAATGCTCGGGTGAAGAACGTCGAGTAGATCGCGACGACCGGTATCAGTCCGCCGAGGGCCATTCCGGCGGCGGCCGTCACTGCGTGTTGTTCGGCGATCCCGACGTCGAAGCTTCGATTTGGGAATCGCTCCGCAAAGGCGAGGACGCCAGTCGAATCGGGCATGGCGGCTGTGATGGCGACCAGGTTGGCGTGTTCCTCGCCGAGTTTGCAAAGGGTTTCCGTGAACGCCGCGGTGTAGCTTCCGGGGCTGATCGAACCGGTATCGTGCATCAGCTTGATGTTGTCGTTCTCCGCCGGTGCGTAACCCCGACCCTTCTGCGTGAGAACATGGACGACGGTGGGTCCGTCGAATTTGGCAGCATTGCGCAGCGCGTTCTCGACCTCTTTGATGTTGTGTCCGTCGAAAGGCCCGATATAACGCACGCCAAGGTGCTCGAAGAAAGCCGGCGGTTCCCAAAAGTGCCTGATCGCCGCTTTCGCTGCTCCGAGAGCCCGGAACAGGAACCCCCCAAAGCGAGGAACATTCTCGGTCACTTCCTCAAGCTTGCGCTGCCGCCGCATGTAAATCGGGTTCGAACGGATCTTGACAAGGCTGCCGCCGAGCATCGAAATCGTCGGTGCGTAACTGCGGCCGTTGTCGTTGAGGACGATCGTGATCTTGCGCCCTGAGTGACCGAGGTTATTGAGGCCTTCAAACGCCATCCCACCAGTCATCGAACCATCGCCTATCACTGCAACAATGTGGCCGTGATCCTTCGAATCGTCCAGGTCCCTGGCGGTTGCGAGGCCGTAGGCATAGGAGAGGACCGTGCTGGCGTGACTGTTTTCGATGATGTCGTGTTCGGATTCTTCGGCACTGAGATAGCCACTTAGCCCGCCCTCTTTGCGCAGGTTTGCGAACCCCTCGCGGCGGCCGGTCACGATCTTGTGGATGTACGCCTGGTGACCCGTGTCCCAGAGGATCAAATCTTTCGGCGATTCGAACACTCGGTGTAGCGCAAGCGTCAGTTCGACAACACCAAGGTTCGAACCAAGGTGGCCTCCGTTAGCCGTTACCGAGTCGACGACCAGCGTGCGGATCTCATCCGCCAGAACATCGAGTTCGTCGTAGTCGAGTCGACGGAGGTCCGCCGGCTCGTTGATGTGCTCCAGATACATTGGTCGAAGGTTCTCCGAAAAGAGGCTCAGCGGGGAATGTCGCGAGAACACTACCGCAAGTCGACACCGACATCTCTCGAATACTGCGTCTTGGTGATCGGCAACCGCCCGTTTCGATTGCACTATCGACGGCTGGCGCGGGAGCAGATCGGGAAGACCCTGGCTGACGAGGGCGCGACCTATTCCGACAAGTAGGGTTGTCTCATGAAGAAAACCACACAAGCCGCCACCTGGTCGGTGTCGGTGGGTTCGCTGGAATGTCCAGAATGCGGTGCGAATGCCGTCTCGACCGCGCCGGCGCCGTGGCGCCGTAGTGTTACCACATTCGTGCTGAAGGGCTCGCGCGTCCCGACGGTGTCGGTTTGTGACGCCGGTCACCAATGGCCCGCGGCGCGGCTGACAACACATCGCATCAAGGGTCGACGGCTTCGATGACCTCAGCGGACGGCGGCGACCGCCACTGACGCTGGAGCCGTGCTTGCTGATCACCAACCGCAAGGCGATGTGTGTGTGATGTTGGACCCTGCTGGTCACCCATTCTGCGTGTTTTAGGGCTTCATTCCGGTGGTGCTGTCGCGGGTGGAAAACACCAGTAAGAATCCCAAGAAATGTTGGGTTTTGGGGTTGACAATCGAACAAGTGTTCGATAGATTACGGGTATGAGTTACGCCCAGTTAGCAGCAACGGACAAACCCCGTAATACGGTGGGTGCTGGCACCGTGACGGGTTCGAGTGGTTCGGATTTCGAACCAATATTCTTTGACACACCCCACATGGACGCCCGGGCAATACCCGTGGGGCTTGATGACATAGAACCCGGTGCCGTCCTCGCGTTCATCCTCGACGGTATCAATATCGGGGAACTGTGTGGTTATGACCGGGTCATAGTGTTACGAGCCCACCAACGCTTGGTATCTCACTACCAAGCACAGCTTTACACAGACATGGCTGGCATCACGACAGTATTCGAGAACCCCACCGACACCCCAAACCACGTCGCCGACCATGTTTCTGGCGAGCCTTCTGGGGGTCCCAGTTTTGATGCTGTCAGGGATGCCGGTGTTGAGATCGGTTGTGCGTTACATCTCACCCGCCGCGCCGCCGACACCGAGCTTGGTGTAGCGCTTGAGCTCACTGGTCGGCTCCCGAGGCTCCATGAGATGCTCACCCTGGGCCTGGTAGATGTGCGGCGGGTAAAATGTATGTCTGCTGCCACTATCCACCTCGACACTGACACCGCCCGGGGTGTGATTGATAGTGTTGCTAACGAGGCCCCCGGGTTAACCACAGGGCAGCTCAGAGCCCGCATCGCGAAACTCTGCATCAACGTAAACCCTGATGATGCTGCCCGACGCTTTCAAACAGCACACGGGGACCGTCGGGTTGTGATGGAAGCAACCACTGAGGGCACAGCCAACCTGATGGGTCTTGCTCTGGAACCAGGCCGGGTAGTGGAGATCACCAACCGGATCAACAACTTGGCTAAAAGTCTCAGACGGGGCGGTGAGACACGCACCATGGACCAGTTACGAGCCGACGTCTACGTCGACCTACTGACAGGCACCAACTATCACGCTGCGGGTCGGGGTGTGATCCATATCACCACCGATCTTCAAACCCTCACCCGCCTCAACGATCATCCTGGTGACCTGGGTGGCTACGGGCCAGTAATAGCTGACATT
This window of the Acidobacteriota bacterium genome carries:
- a CDS encoding threonine synthase — translated: MKYSSTRGGLHDATFAEVLLGGLAPDGGLVVPNEYPSIEGSLGALVGADYPEVAFAVLRIFIGEMSDSDLRSVVNDAYRPGIFSGQGVVPVEHVGDRWLMGLSTGPTLAFKDLGMQLLGRLFDYELTRQDRTLTVLGATSGDTGSAAEHAMIGRARVSVVMLSPHDKMSPFQAAQMYSIDESNIVNLAIEGVFDDCQDIVKAINADAQFKAAHNIGAVNSMNWGRILAQTVYYVWAWLQVGADRESEIDVTVPTGNFGNVCAGWVAKQMGVPIRRLVVACNENNVLDEFFKTGRYAVRAGEDVVTTSSPSMDIAKASNFERFIFDLLDRDADVTKDVFASLTPDTPLELSPALVSETGFVSGTSTEDDRMATIRQVYTDHGRLIDPHTADGWHVASQYVDSAVPMVTLETALPAKFADAIERATGVVPARPERFRGIEDLPQHVTIIPADTGVVRTHIEALQASP
- a CDS encoding 1-deoxy-D-xylulose-5-phosphate synthase: MYLEHINEPADLRRLDYDELDVLADEIRTLVVDSVTANGGHLGSNLGVVELTLALHRVFESPKDLILWDTGHQAYIHKIVTGRREGFANLRKEGGLSGYLSAEESEHDIIENSHASTVLSYAYGLATARDLDDSKDHGHIVAVIGDGSMTGGMAFEGLNNLGHSGRKITIVLNDNGRSYAPTISMLGGSLVKIRSNPIYMRRQRKLEEVTENVPRFGGFLFRALGAAKAAIRHFWEPPAFFEHLGVRYIGPFDGHNIKEVENALRNAAKFDGPTVVHVLTQKGRGYAPAENDNIKLMHDTGSISPGSYTAAFTETLCKLGEEHANLVAITAAMPDSTGVLAFAERFPNRSFDVGIAEQHAVTAAAGMALGGLIPVVAIYSTFFTRAFDQANLDVGLLGQHVIFCLDRAGITGDDGPSHHGVLDMVLCTKVPGMTVMAPSSYQELQVMMADAVSLCDGPVSIRWPKTEAVVAGEDEVGSGLSARRARLGTGDRLCIIGVGKMLAPALEAAELLASDGIETTVWDPRIVKPLDESMLEDAARHDVVITIEDGFRQGGAGTGIRTALEDMGASCRVDVMGVPVKFIPHAKPAKILRELGLDAEGLRQTALRVLR
- a CDS encoding DUF222 domain-containing protein; this encodes MSYAQLAATDKPRNTVGAGTVTGSSGSDFEPIFFDTPHMDARAIPVGLDDIEPGAVLAFILDGINIGELCGYDRVIVLRAHQRLVSHYQAQLYTDMAGITTVFENPTDTPNHVADHVSGEPSGGPSFDAVRDAGVEIGCALHLTRRAADTELGVALELTGRLPRLHEMLTLGLVDVRRVKCMSAATIHLDTDTARGVIDSVANEAPGLTTGQLRARIAKLCINVNPDDAARRFQTAHGDRRVVMEATTEGTANLMGLALEPGRVVEITNRINNLAKSLRRGGETRTMDQLRADVYVDLLTGTNYHAAGRGVIHITTDLQTLTRLNDHPGDLGGYGPVIADITRQIVAQNADTKTEWRWSITDPDTGELTHTGTTTRRPGAAIRRAVEMRHTTCVFPGCRMPSVESDLDHRDPVTHGGPTTPPNLAPLCRFHHTQKHLDWRLEKLDNGDYQWTSPLGHTYTTRRAPP